The following coding sequences are from one Granulicella sp. L56 window:
- a CDS encoding glycoside hydrolase family 172 protein, whose protein sequence is MMKIAALFLLAASSMAMAQSQNWQPDITQQQTYILHRTSSADPTGGNADFRTVAPGATYTVLDTDGPGTISHIWFTINDREAYHLKRIVLRIYWDGEATPSVEAPIGDFFGLGLGTYHNWQSEMLSVGSIKALNSYFPMPYRHHARITVTNEGKEPIDSLYYNVDYRTESHPLSEGTLYFHAQYRQAQPNHGWTNDWPNNYVPLTNNKTNLDGKDNYVWLDAKGHGQYVGVTMSVLQNQDGWWGEGDDMFFIDGAKLSSISGTGSEDYFLGAWDFGGQSFSYSLYGAPVVGDELAGGRSSVYRFHFDAPIPFSESIKATIEHGHANHRSDNYYSVAYWYQAEPHAPFPALPPIDQRIPALQMVGGPGNGSGSR, encoded by the coding sequence ATGATGAAAATTGCTGCTCTTTTTCTATTGGCTGCCAGCTCCATGGCGATGGCGCAGTCGCAGAACTGGCAGCCAGATATAACTCAACAGCAGACCTATATCTTGCATCGCACTTCCAGTGCTGATCCCACTGGCGGGAATGCTGATTTTCGTACCGTTGCTCCAGGCGCTACCTACACTGTCCTGGATACGGATGGGCCGGGGACGATCTCGCACATCTGGTTCACGATTAACGATCGGGAAGCGTACCATCTCAAGCGCATCGTCTTGCGTATCTATTGGGATGGAGAAGCGACGCCCAGCGTGGAAGCCCCCATCGGGGATTTCTTCGGCCTTGGATTGGGCACTTACCACAACTGGCAATCCGAGATGCTCTCCGTTGGTAGTATCAAGGCCTTGAACAGTTACTTTCCGATGCCGTATCGACATCACGCACGGATTACAGTTACCAATGAAGGGAAGGAGCCGATCGATAGCCTTTATTACAACGTCGACTATCGTACGGAATCACATCCACTCTCCGAGGGAACTCTATATTTTCACGCGCAGTATCGGCAAGCCCAACCCAATCATGGGTGGACAAATGATTGGCCGAATAATTATGTGCCGCTCACGAACAACAAGACTAATTTAGACGGAAAAGATAATTATGTCTGGCTCGACGCAAAGGGCCATGGCCAGTATGTCGGCGTCACCATGTCCGTACTACAGAATCAGGACGGATGGTGGGGCGAGGGCGATGACATGTTCTTTATAGATGGAGCAAAGCTTTCTTCAATTAGTGGCACTGGCAGTGAGGATTATTTTTTGGGCGCGTGGGATTTTGGCGGGCAATCCTTCTCCTATTCTCTATATGGTGCACCTGTTGTAGGTGACGAATTGGCGGGTGGAAGATCGAGCGTCTATCGTTTTCATTTTGATGCTCCCATCCCTTTCAGTGAATCGATCAAGGCAACGATTGAGCATGGTCATGCCAACCATCGTTCTGATAATTACTACTCGGTTGCCTATTGGTATCAGGCGGAGCCGCATGCGCCCT
- a CDS encoding sugar porter family MFS transporter has protein sequence MTINSHVIKSTMVGALGGLLFGFDTAVISGTTHALTQVYHLSPALLGVTVSSALVGTVIGAMAAGIPGQRFGRRDSLRAMAVFYIISALGCAFAWSWPALIFFRFIGGVGIGGSSVLGPMYIAEIAPTEWRGRLVGFFQVNIVVGILLAYVSNFLIGMMHLGAHEWRWQLGISGLPAVLFLVALFGIPRSPRWLAMQMKLEEALNVLRLTGIPNPKEDLDEIVASIHLERSVSADPLFSKRYRLPVFLAITVGMFCQLSGINAILYYLNDIFALAGASKVSGDLQAVAVGAANLVATLLAMSVIDKIGRKKLLLFGTAGLALCLSAVSYVFLTHKHLDWLVWLLMIYIAFFAVSQGAVVWVYISEVFPTRVRSKGQSLGSSSHWVTNAAISLVFPLMAVSSGAYPFIFFAAMMVLDFFLVLFYYPETSNISLEHLQTSLGID, from the coding sequence ATGACGATCAATTCTCATGTAATCAAAAGCACTATGGTAGGCGCACTTGGCGGCCTGTTGTTTGGATTCGATACAGCGGTTATTTCCGGCACCACGCATGCTTTAACGCAGGTCTACCATCTTTCCCCCGCGCTGCTTGGAGTCACCGTATCAAGCGCGCTAGTGGGTACGGTTATTGGCGCAATGGCAGCAGGCATACCCGGGCAGCGATTTGGCCGCCGAGATAGCCTTCGCGCGATGGCTGTCTTTTACATTATCTCCGCACTGGGATGCGCGTTTGCCTGGAGTTGGCCGGCATTGATCTTCTTTCGCTTCATTGGAGGCGTCGGCATCGGTGGATCATCTGTATTAGGACCAATGTATATCGCCGAGATTGCTCCAACCGAATGGAGGGGGCGACTGGTCGGATTTTTCCAGGTCAATATAGTTGTCGGAATTTTGCTTGCCTATGTCTCTAATTTCTTGATTGGCATGATGCATCTGGGGGCGCATGAGTGGCGCTGGCAATTGGGGATCTCGGGGTTGCCCGCGGTTCTTTTTCTGGTTGCACTGTTTGGCATTCCGCGCAGCCCGCGCTGGCTTGCTATGCAGATGAAACTGGAAGAGGCGCTCAATGTGCTTCGTCTCACCGGCATCCCAAACCCGAAGGAGGATCTTGATGAGATCGTTGCCTCGATCCATTTGGAGCGATCTGTTTCGGCCGATCCCTTATTCTCCAAACGGTATCGGCTCCCGGTGTTTCTTGCCATTACAGTAGGCATGTTCTGCCAGCTATCGGGGATCAATGCCATCCTCTATTATTTGAACGATATTTTTGCTCTGGCCGGAGCTTCCAAGGTATCTGGCGATTTGCAGGCTGTAGCTGTTGGCGCCGCCAATCTCGTCGCCACCTTGCTTGCCATGTCGGTGATTGACAAAATTGGCCGCAAGAAGCTGTTGCTATTTGGCACTGCTGGGCTTGCGCTATGTCTGTCCGCAGTCTCTTATGTCTTTCTCACCCATAAACACCTCGACTGGCTTGTATGGCTCCTCATGATCTACATCGCCTTCTTCGCGGTGTCTCAAGGTGCCGTTGTCTGGGTCTATATCAGCGAGGTATTTCCGACTCGGGTCCGATCGAAAGGCCAGAGCCTTGGCAGTTCGTCGCACTGGGTAACCAATGCCGCCATCTCGCTGGTATTTCCTCTGATGGCTGTGTCTTCCGGCGCTTATCCGTTCATATTCTTCGCAGCGATGATGGTGCTCGACTTCTTCCTCGTCCTGTTCTATTACCCAGAGACCAGCAATATATCTCTCGAGCATCTGCAGACCAGTTTAGGTATTGACTAA
- a CDS encoding ribulokinase, whose protein sequence is MSIVAGVDFGTLSVRVSLFDKKVGRLASGVAEYPLNRVAHDPNFATQSHAAQMNALESAMRKALDAGNVSGDTVKALAIDTTGSSVIPVGEDLQPLDDYYLWCDHRAWREAQEITAAAHARGLEAIDWCGGTYSSEWGFSKLLHWLRNNPEKRERFATALENCDMVVATLCGSTSVINLPRSVCAMGHKWMWNAKWGGLPSAEFLSSIDPLFSGIREKLEGRYETSDRIAGHLSGAWAERLGLRAGIPIPVGALDAHWDAIAANIRLGDVVNVIGTSTCIIGVSEQQTLVPGVCGVVPGSVLPGYVGIEAGLSAVGDIFDSIAGRAGMDVHTLMEGLNSYRAGQTGLLRMTWDNGDRTVLVNPNLGGVTFGWNLMSTAKDELFAAIEGTAFHTRIILERMEEGGAPVKRIINGGGIPRKNNVLNQIYANVLNKPVLVPSGDVTSLGSAIFAFVASGDYASIEEAQDALCPSHNIFLPDEHEASVYDELYSLYRELYFSLGTQDAPAACIGHVLPTLRKIASEVPELK, encoded by the coding sequence GTGAGTATTGTTGCGGGTGTTGATTTTGGAACTTTGAGCGTTCGCGTATCGCTCTTTGACAAGAAGGTGGGAAGACTGGCATCCGGAGTCGCGGAGTATCCGCTGAACCGTGTAGCTCATGATCCTAATTTTGCCACGCAGAGCCATGCGGCGCAGATGAATGCACTCGAAAGTGCGATGCGAAAGGCGCTCGATGCAGGGAATGTAAGTGGCGACACGGTGAAAGCGCTCGCAATCGACACTACAGGATCCAGCGTCATTCCTGTCGGAGAAGACCTGCAGCCGCTCGATGATTACTATCTGTGGTGCGATCACCGGGCATGGCGTGAAGCGCAGGAGATTACGGCTGCCGCCCACGCGCGGGGACTTGAAGCCATCGATTGGTGCGGTGGAACCTATTCGTCGGAGTGGGGATTCTCCAAGCTGTTGCATTGGCTGCGAAACAATCCTGAAAAGCGCGAACGCTTCGCCACTGCTCTTGAAAACTGTGACATGGTGGTTGCGACGCTATGCGGATCCACCTCCGTCATCAATTTGCCACGCAGCGTGTGTGCGATGGGGCACAAGTGGATGTGGAATGCCAAATGGGGTGGGTTGCCCTCAGCAGAATTTCTTAGCTCTATTGACCCGCTTTTTTCAGGAATAAGGGAGAAGCTTGAAGGACGCTATGAAACTTCAGATCGAATTGCCGGACACCTGAGCGGTGCATGGGCCGAGCGGCTTGGCCTACGTGCTGGCATTCCGATTCCGGTTGGAGCGCTGGACGCGCACTGGGATGCGATTGCCGCTAACATTCGACTTGGCGATGTGGTGAATGTCATCGGCACCTCGACCTGCATCATCGGAGTAAGCGAACAGCAGACACTTGTGCCAGGGGTGTGCGGAGTTGTGCCGGGCTCGGTACTACCTGGATACGTTGGTATTGAAGCAGGCTTGTCCGCGGTGGGCGACATCTTCGACAGCATTGCTGGTCGGGCAGGTATGGATGTCCACACTCTCATGGAGGGGCTCAACAGCTACCGTGCCGGGCAGACAGGACTTCTACGGATGACGTGGGACAACGGCGACCGCACGGTTCTGGTAAACCCAAATCTTGGCGGTGTCACTTTTGGGTGGAATTTGATGAGCACTGCAAAGGACGAGCTCTTCGCCGCGATTGAGGGAACTGCGTTCCACACGCGCATCATCCTGGAACGAATGGAAGAGGGAGGTGCGCCGGTGAAGCGCATTATTAATGGCGGCGGTATTCCTCGAAAAAATAATGTACTGAACCAAATTTACGCGAATGTGTTGAACAAGCCTGTTCTTGTGCCCTCTGGAGACGTCACTAGCTTGGGTTCGGCAATCTTTGCTTTTGTGGCCAGCGGTGACTATGCCTCAATCGAAGAGGCCCAGGATGCACTCTGCCCGTCTCACAACATATTTCTTCCCGATGAGCACGAAGCCTCGGTATATGACGAACTTTATTCTCTTTATCGCGAACTTTATTTTTCGCTTGGAACGCAGGACGCGCCTGCTGCATGCATTGGGCATGTCTTGCCCACATTGCGTAAGATTGCAAGCGAAGTACCGGAGCTTAAATGA